DNA from Ziziphus jujuba cultivar Dongzao chromosome 2, ASM3175591v1:
AAATGGATTAATTTAAACATACATTGCTGGAGCTGTAATTTTCTTGTAAGCCTGTTACACaaggaataaaaaattcaatataattcaGCTTTTGGTTCCTGTTCTTGTACATGTATGTTTGtgtgaatatttatatatatatctatatatatatattagttctaTCAATATGAGTATGTCCTAATGCTTTGTGAAAAAATTTACTTACCCTTGCGCTACTGACTAGAATTTGTTGTTCTTGATACTGTGCAGATATTGttccctgaaaaaaaaaaagaaaaaaaaattatttttaaaatacctTGACATATTATTCATGGAAATTTCTGAAATCAAGAAGcataaaacatatatgatatataaaagtgttttagaaaaatcaatattctccTAATTCATTGTATCTAATTTATAGTTCTAACtgtctctccttttttttttttggagtgcaGAAATCAAACAAAACTTACCTCCCAAGCTAACTCATATCTCTCATTTTCATAGTCAAGATAGTTAGCAGCAATTGGCCCCAAACCACCATCCATTTCAGGACTCACTCCTTCTGGAGAGGAGCTCGACTGGATTGGGTTAGGATCACTCATCTCTCCTCTTGCTGAAGAGCTACCATCTGCAACACCATGCGCTTGTGATTCATCCAATTGGCTTCTAACATCATCAATCAGGCTTGGAACAGATCGTGGTTGTGAATCGTAACCGATATTGTTATTGCCAGATGAGGACCCTCCAACCCCCGGAATCGCATTGGCAAAACCAGAAGAACTAGTTGAGGAAACTCTCAATGAACAAGAAGATGATATCGTTTGTGCACTTCTTGGTTTCCCCATAAGTAATGTCTCTGATCTTGTTGGCAGCAAGGTCGAATACTGTCCTCTCAATCCAGTGTATGCAGGATAAAGAACTCCAGCAGGCAGAGAGATATTGCTGTTGAAGTTGGTTGCCATTTGAGACACTGAAGAGGCAACCAAATTGCAGGTCACGTTCGCAAATCCCAATCTCGGGAACAATTGATTGGGATATTCCGTCCCGGCTGCAAACCAAGTCTGATGTGGTACTACTCCTGAAGCTCTCCAAGATTGCTCAGCCAAAAACCTCATCAATTGAGCCGGTTGGTAATCCAGATGAATTGCATGGTTAAGGGTCATGAAATCCGACATCAGCACGTTTATCGGTTCGAACCCGCTAATGTGCTTTTGATGAGGAATGGAGGATGAAAAGGAAGCAGCTGGTGGAGATGTTGATTGGCCAGTAGTATTTGATGGGAGATATGGATTTGGTGGATAAGCAGACTGTACTTCTGCACAAGATACAGTCGCTAAATGGACCGGTTcctgaatatttttaaaaactcgAAATCAATTGGGATAATCCAAAATCAGACGGTCCTGACTTgagaattcatatatatacacactacaTATAGGAACACACAAGTcaaatgagaaaaaaagaaaaaaaagaaagaaagggaaagtATTTGGAGACTTACCACTTCTCCTATGCTCTCCGCCGGACTACTTGTGGCCTGAGGTTGATTGGTTTCTAGGGAGGGCTCATTTAGAATCTCCCAGAGTAACCTCTTATCCTCTTCtgcaaatcatataaaaatattattatattagttaAGCTTTAAGCTTACACTATGAGCATGTAAACCTCGAGTAAATCCAAAGACTGTAATAtactatttcttcttctttttgtttatttatttatttaatattttattattattattatgttaaaaCCCTCAAAACTGACCTAATGtaaatttaactatatatataatatgtgtgcATTTTGTACATCATAATTACATCTTTCGTGGAtgacaaatattattaatgcaTGGCTAACCTGAAAGCTCGTCAAGTCCTAGATCTTCGCAAACTGCTGATGAATCAACTGTGGTTTCCTGAGCATCTGGTGGCGAAGTGATTATCACTTCCTGCTGATGATTGTATACGGCAGCATGAGCTTCTGGGAATTTCTCCGACAGTAGTACAAGTAAATTGTCATGATTTAGGTTATTGTTTTCCGAGGATGATCCTACTCCTTCAGTTCTACCATTTGcctacattaataataattcagtcataaattatcaataaaagtgCTATATGTACTTTTCTTCAAATGACaggaaattcaatatatatatgtgtgtgtgtgtgtgtgtgtgtgtgtgtgtgtgtattcaCTTATTAAGGACTTGTTCTTTATCCTGCATACACTGGATTATTCATGTAGGCAATATTGGTCAGGATCCTGAACAAATCCTGGAAAAATATCTGCTGGATAAgagaattaatatatatatatataaaggaatatTAACTCATACCATGTTGAATATGTGTCTAAGTCTTGGAAAATCTTTTGTGCAGATAATAGATAAAGATGAATCAAACTGCAAAAAGTAAATAGATAAGTAATGCATTAGATATTAAGTAATATACACGGATTTAATTATTAGTACAACAAAAAGTTCCATATGGTTTTGCATATATAAATCTCTACCTGAGTAAATGAGACAGCTACTCCCTCAGCATTACCGAAATACCACTGGGTCAGTAAACAATAAAATCCAATACCATTGCTTATAACTGGTATATATAGCGGTCTTGGATATTTATAAGGGTTATTAGAAGCCACAAGAATACAATGCATTTCTCCAAGGAGTTTCTGTTGCTGAGGTTGTGTTACATTTGGGTGCTTTGGAAACATCTTACATCATTAACCAAAAACAATCATAATATTAGTACCAGTCCTTGGATGTACatagacacacacacatacacacacatatatgtatatatagcccTGTTATAGAGGATGTCACGTAGCTTATGAAAGGTGTTTGACCATCTATTAATTAGCAGTAATAGATGATCAAATCCCAACTTAACATGTGTGACATCTCTCGTCATAGAAAAATTATGCATATTTTATACCTTATGCTCTTCaaataatattcatttataaaaaagaCGAGAAAAAAAGTTCAGATTTTTAACTAAACAGTAAAAAGATTCCCCCCACCAAATCTCCTTTGAACCATGTTTAATGTTTTTTAATAGACATACCACAAGTGCTTCTGCAAGGCTTTCAGCAATGCAAGATTCTTCAAGAATATAACCATTGAAGCATAAACCGTTTAACCATGAAAAGAACAGTGTTACATCCGTTGTCCAGCCACTTGATTGCACTAACCAACCTGCGCAATTAAATTAATCATATCatttaattaagaaattatgctatgctttaaataaataaatatatacatataatttttttcttcaaaagtaTCTCCTAAATTATTATGCAAACATGGtgacataattaaaaaataatttaaagttaaATTCTAATCATCATAAAAGTTGTATGAAATATATCTAAACACATATATACCTATAttatccaaccaaaaaaaaaaaaaaatcccatatatatatatatatacctcgaAAGTTATCCAAAGCATAAGCCTTGTACTCAACCAAACAAAGCTCCACAATTGAACCAGGATCCTAGAAACCAAATTGAGAAGAGAATTGTAATTGGTTAGTTGCAAATTAAAAGGAAGGAGGGAATAATTATTCTGGAAATTAATTTAAGCTCatagctaagataaaaattggaaaaataccTGCTGTGGTTGACAGGAGATGTACCTGGAGGagcaatattaaataatttactcATAATATCTACAGATTTACTATGGTGCAAGTAAGATATGtac
Protein-coding regions in this window:
- the LOC107418567 gene encoding uncharacterized protein LOC107418567, which codes for MSDFMTLNHAIHLDYQPAQLMRFLAEQSWRASGVVPHQTWFAAGTEYPNQLFPRLGFANVTCNLVASSVSQMATNFNSNISLPAGVLYPAYTGLRGQYSTLLPTRSETLLMGKPRSAQTISSSCSLRVSSTSSSGFANAIPGVGGSSSGNNNIGYDSQPRSVPSLIDDVRSQLDESQAHGVADGSSSARGEMSDPNPIQSSSSPEGVSPEMDGGLGPIAANYLDYENERYELAWEGTISAQYQEQQILVSSARAYKKITAPAMYV